A single window of Helicobacter colisuis DNA harbors:
- a CDS encoding alpha/beta hydrolase — MNHLFFKIFLLGILSILGDAAMAQANTQTQWDKTFPKSNNVEIQKVTFKNRYGITLVGDLYIPKNISKDAKLPAIAISGPFGAVKEQASGLYAQTLSEQGFITLAFDPSFTGESALENKNLPQNVASPDINTEDFSAAVDFLSNYLKVDSNKIGILGICGFGGFALNAAAIDTRIKATVTSTMYDMTRVNAKGYNDSIDSKARLELKRSLNEQRTKDFKNNTYAKAIGLPEKLNGDEPQFIQDYYNYYKNKERGFHPRSINSNGNWNLTSSLSLINMPILAYSDEINTPVLMIHGDRAHSRYFTEDAFKKLKGGNKELMIIKDANHVDLYDNLDKIPFAKITEFFKENLQ, encoded by the coding sequence ATGAATCACCTATTCTTTAAAATATTTCTTTTAGGAATACTTTCAATCTTAGGAGATGCAGCTATGGCACAAGCAAACACACAAACACAATGGGATAAAACCTTTCCCAAAAGCAATAATGTAGAAATACAAAAGGTTACTTTCAAAAATCGCTATGGTATTACTTTAGTTGGAGATCTCTATATACCCAAAAATATATCAAAAGATGCAAAACTTCCTGCCATTGCAATTAGTGGTCCATTTGGAGCAGTCAAAGAACAAGCTTCTGGATTATATGCACAAACCTTAAGCGAACAAGGCTTTATTACTTTGGCATTTGATCCATCTTTTACAGGTGAAAGTGCTCTAGAAAACAAAAACTTACCTCAAAATGTCGCTTCACCTGATATTAATACAGAAGATTTTAGTGCTGCTGTGGATTTTCTATCTAACTATTTAAAAGTGGATTCTAACAAAATAGGTATTTTAGGAATCTGTGGCTTTGGTGGATTTGCCCTTAATGCCGCAGCTATAGATACACGAATCAAAGCAACAGTAACTTCTACAATGTATGATATGACAAGAGTCAATGCAAAAGGCTATAATGACTCAATAGATTCAAAAGCAAGACTAGAACTCAAAAGATCGCTTAATGAACAACGCACAAAAGATTTCAAAAACAACACTTATGCAAAAGCAATAGGTTTGCCTGAAAAATTAAATGGAGATGAACCGCAATTCATTCAAGATTATTATAACTATTATAAAAATAAAGAGAGAGGTTTCCACCCTCGTTCCATTAATTCAAATGGCAATTGGAATCTCACTTCCTCACTTTCCCTTATTAATATGCCCATTTTAGCATATAGCGATGAGATTAATACCCCTGTATTAATGATTCACGGCGATAGAGCACATAGCAGATATTTCACTGAAGATGCATTCAAGAAACTCAAAGGAGGCAATAAGGAACTAATGATTATTAAAGATGCCAATCATGTTGATTTATATGACAATCTAGACAAAATCCCTTTTGCTAAAATCACAGAATTTTTTAAAGAGAATTTGCAGTGA
- a CDS encoding cyclophilin-like fold protein, protein MIITMEIINETKQKEKTLYIELEENVASKELIKQLPLELEFSDYANKEKVAHLPCNLSVKNTPNYNPQIGDFFYFSPWGNIGIFYGKQPPFNGLVYLGKILQSNLGENEIETLREIKQDFKAIIKAK, encoded by the coding sequence ATGATCATTACAATGGAAATTATCAATGAGACTAAACAAAAAGAGAAAACTTTATACATTGAATTAGAAGAAAATGTCGCTTCAAAGGAACTCATTAAACAACTTCCTTTGGAGTTAGAATTTAGTGATTACGCAAACAAAGAAAAGGTAGCTCATTTACCATGCAACCTAAGTGTTAAAAATACGCCAAATTATAATCCACAAATTGGAGATTTTTTCTACTTTTCTCCATGGGGAAACATCGGGATTTTTTATGGCAAACAACCACCCTTTAATGGTTTAGTCTATCTTGGCAAGATTTTACAATCTAACTTGGGAGAAAATGAAATAGAAACTTTAAGAGAAATAAAGCAAGATTTCAAAGCAATCATCAAAGCAAAATAA
- a CDS encoding HIT family protein → MEHLYAPWRSGYFREKQKEGCIFCNISQTPHLDLQNRVFYRDESLFCVMNKFPYTPGHFLIVPHFHTHSPEFLEEYLWLNLQKCARKGIGLLKEFGAQGINLGMNLEQAGGAGIPEHIHLHLLPRYVGDTNFFTTIGDCRAYGVDFDEIFQKIRELSLKHFKNQQGNQ, encoded by the coding sequence ATGGAGCATTTATACGCGCCTTGGAGGAGTGGATATTTTAGGGAAAAGCAAAAGGAAGGTTGCATCTTTTGTAACATTTCTCAAACTCCTCATTTGGATTTGCAGAATCGTGTTTTTTATCGCGATGAGAGTTTGTTTTGCGTGATGAATAAATTCCCCTATACTCCAGGACATTTTTTGATCGTTCCACATTTTCATACGCATTCTCCAGAATTTTTAGAAGAATATTTGTGGTTAAATTTGCAAAAATGTGCAAGAAAAGGGATTGGTCTGCTTAAAGAATTTGGTGCTCAAGGGATTAATTTGGGTATGAATTTAGAGCAAGCAGGTGGAGCAGGGATTCCAGAGCATATTCATTTACATTTGTTACCGCGTTATGTTGGGGATACAAACTTTTTTACAACTATTGGTGATTGTAGGGCTTATGGTGTGGATTTTGACGAAATTTTTCAAAAAATTAGAGAGTTATCATTGAAGCATTTTAAGAATCAACAAGGCAATCAATGA
- a CDS encoding Mur ligase family protein, with protein sequence MQNIDVFMMMSRWVFLIALGYYVIINLQWYHYRLSRVLFKHHKQRWHFFYFLVPVLYFVFIPENVYFYFGFYLYIFVLIIWALRLSKGLVLTGRVLRFFGLYLIFVLFNELLLFGSESSPLMRVVYLLPLIISVFLSSLVEGILLSRYKKIAIETLKSMPNLTIIAVTGSYGKTSLKNFLVQVLQDEFKVYATPRSVNTLTGIIADINQNLSSLTDIYIVEAGARRIGDIKEIVDLINPQIAVIGKIGPAHIEYFKSLDNIYKAKYEILQSPNLQKVYNYKDNTPPQNFYGDITWYPQNISNVDATLEGTSFSLAYNGEKMDFETKILGAFNVANISAAIQVARDFGISSEKIIRQVCRMEGVSHRLSKVMVNDKVILDDSYNGNLDGMLEAIRLSSLYDGRRVIVTPGLVESSKENNIALAEAIDRVFDIVIITGELNSKVLKEHIHRPQKIILKDKINMENILKSATMAGDLILFANDAPSYI encoded by the coding sequence TTGCAGAATATTGATGTTTTTATGATGATGAGTCGATGGGTTTTTCTCATTGCGCTTGGATATTATGTGATTATTAACCTTCAATGGTATCATTATAGGCTTTCACGCGTTTTGTTTAAGCATCATAAGCAGCGATGGCACTTTTTTTATTTTTTAGTGCCGGTGCTTTATTTTGTTTTTATCCCAGAAAATGTTTATTTTTATTTTGGTTTTTATTTATATATTTTTGTATTGATTATTTGGGCATTACGCCTAAGTAAAGGATTGGTGCTAACTGGGAGAGTTTTGCGATTTTTTGGACTTTATTTGATTTTTGTTCTTTTTAATGAGCTTTTGCTTTTTGGAAGCGAATCTTCTCCTTTGATGCGTGTTGTGTATCTTTTGCCTTTGATTATTTCTGTATTTTTGTCTTCTTTGGTAGAGGGGATTTTACTTAGTCGTTATAAAAAGATTGCCATAGAAACTTTAAAAAGTATGCCAAATCTTACTATTATCGCTGTTACAGGAAGTTATGGCAAAACAAGCTTAAAGAATTTTTTGGTGCAGGTTTTGCAAGATGAGTTTAAAGTCTATGCCACTCCAAGAAGTGTCAATACTTTAACGGGAATTATAGCAGACATTAATCAAAACCTTTCCTCTTTAACAGATATTTATATTGTAGAGGCAGGAGCAAGGAGAATTGGAGATATTAAGGAAATTGTGGATTTAATCAATCCACAAATTGCAGTGATAGGCAAAATTGGTCCAGCTCATATTGAGTATTTTAAAAGTTTGGATAATATTTATAAAGCAAAATATGAAATTCTTCAAAGTCCAAATTTACAAAAAGTTTATAATTATAAAGACAATACACCGCCACAAAATTTTTATGGTGATATAACTTGGTATCCTCAAAATATTTCCAATGTTGATGCAACTTTGGAGGGGACTAGTTTTTCTTTGGCTTATAATGGTGAAAAAATGGATTTTGAAACTAAGATTCTAGGTGCTTTTAATGTTGCAAATATTAGCGCGGCGATTCAAGTTGCAAGGGATTTTGGAATCTCAAGTGAAAAAATCATTAGACAAGTTTGTCGAATGGAAGGGGTTAGCCATCGCCTAAGTAAAGTTATGGTTAATGATAAAGTGATTTTAGATGATAGCTATAACGGAAATTTAGATGGAATGTTAGAAGCCATTAGACTTTCTTCTTTGTATGATGGTAGAAGGGTTATTGTTACTCCTGGGTTAGTGGAGAGTTCTAAGGAGAACAATATTGCTTTGGCAGAGGCTATTGATAGAGTGTTTGATATAGTAATTATTACAGGAGAACTTAATTCTAAGGTATTAAAAGAGCATATTCATAGACCACAAAAAATTATTTTAAAAGATAAGATAAATATGGAAAATATTTTAAAATCCGCAACAATGGCTGGAGATTTAATTCTTTTTGCCAATGATGCACCAAGTTATATTTAG